One segment of Streptomyces sp. YIM 121038 DNA contains the following:
- a CDS encoding GNAT family N-acetyltransferase: protein MWFLGTVGVDPARQGAGLGRAVLRPGLETAERDGVPAFWRPPPRPTSASTNASASRPPPTSPCPVAARAGGARRGRPLRAHTLDAVANKSAPRSPAPVRSAHTFGHSAHTRDSPPSPW, encoded by the coding sequence GTGTGGTTCCTCGGGACCGTCGGCGTCGACCCCGCCCGGCAGGGCGCGGGCCTGGGCCGGGCGGTCCTGCGCCCCGGCCTGGAGACGGCGGAGCGGGACGGCGTACCGGCGTTCTGGAGACCTCCGCCGAGACCAACGTCCGCTTCTACGAACGCCTCGGCTTCGAGGCCACCGCCGACCTCACCCTGCCCGGTGGCGGCCCGCGCAGGTGGTGCACGCCGCGGGCGTCCCCTGAGGGCCCACACGCTCGACGCGGTCGCAAACAAGTCGGCGCCCCGATCTCCCGCGCCCGTTCGCTCGGCGCACACTTTTGGCCATAGTGCCCATACCCGGGATTCGCCCCCGAGCCCGTGGTGA